The sequence GGGCGCCGGCGCGGGCGGCTGGACCGTCGGGGTGGGCGCCGGGGCCACCGGGGCGACCGAACCGGTGCCGGAGCCCGAGGGCAGCGGGGCGCTGGCGGAGCCGGTGGTGCCGACGCCGGACTTGCCGCTCACCAGGTTGAAGCCGATCACCCCGACGACCGCGACGATGGCGGCGACCATGGCCGCCGTCCAGTTCGGGCGGCCGCGCCCGGGGACCTTGATCGGACCGCTCTCGATCAGCTCGGTGGGCCGCTTGGAGGCCGGGGAGCCGCCGTGCGCGGCGTCGTAGCGGGCCACCAGGGCCTCGCCGTCGACGCGGACCAGCTGGGCGATCGCGCGGATGTGGCCGCGGGCGTAGAAGTCACCACCGCAGCGACCGAAGTCGTCCTCCTCGATGGCGTGCACGATCGGCACCCGCACGCGGGTGGCACTGCTCACCTGATCCACCGTGAGCCCGGCGTCGATCCGGGCGGCGGACAGCACCCGGCCGATGCTCGGCGCATCGGCCGCCTGTTCCGCGGTGCCGGAGGGCAGCGCGGACGACGGGGCGTTCTCGCGGTCGGGGGACTTGCCGATGGTCACGGTGCACGCCTTTCGAGCGGTTGGCCACCTGCTGGGGAACAGTCTAGGGGCGCGAGCGGATCGTTTCTCAAGCGGAACAGGCCCGAATGCGTCCGCCCGCCCCGGCCGGGGGCCGGGCGTGCACTGACTGTCCGTCGGTGCGCGGGCCGCCGTCCCCGGGGCCCGCGCACCGGGGCGGCGCATCGTCCGTTGCCCGTGGGACGCCGTCCGCACCCGATCGGTTCCGCACCCGCCGCCTACCCCGGTCCGAACGGGTGAACACTCCTCCGGGCCCCGGCGCGACGCCCTCCGGCCGCCGCGGCGCCTCAGCCGCGGATGGCGACGATCACCCCGTCCAGCTCGTCCGGCTGCACCAGCACGTCGCGGGCCTTGGAGCCCTCGCTGGGCCCGACGATGCCGCGCGACTCCATCAGGTCCATCAGCCGGCCCGCCTTCGCGAAGCCGACCCGCAGCTTGCGCTGCAGCATCGAGGTGGAGCCGAACTGGGTGGAGACGACCAGCTCGGCCGCCTGGATCAGCAGCTCCAGGTCGTCGCCGATCTCCTCGTCGATCTCCTTCTTCGGGCCGCCGCCGACCGTCACGTCCGCGCGGTAGGCGACCGCGGACTGCTCCTTGCAGTGCTTCACCACCGCGGCGATCTCGGCCTCGGTGACGAACGCGCCCTGCATCCGGATCGGCTTGCTCGCCCCCATCGGGAGGAACAGCGCGTCGCCCTTGCCGATCAGCTTCTCCGCGCCGGGCTGGTCCAGGATGACCCGGGAGTCGGCCATCGCCGAGGTGGCGAAGGCCAGCCGGGACGGCACATTGGCCTTGATCAGACCGGTGACCACGTCCACCGAGGGACGCTGGGTGGCCAGCACCAGGTGGATGCCGGCCGCGCGGGCGAGCTGGGTGATCCGGACCACCGAGTCCTCGACGTCGCGCGGCGCGACCATCATCAGGTCCGCCAGCTCGTCGACGATCACCAGCAGGTACGGGTACGGGGTCAGCTCGCGCTCGCTGCCGAGCGGCGGCGTGACGGTGCCGGCCCGGACCGCCGCGTTGAAGTCGTCCACGTGGCGGAAACCGAACGCGGCGAGGTCGTCGTAGCGCAGGTCCATCTCGCGGACCACCCACTGGAGGGCCTCGGCGGCCTTCTTCGGGTTGGTGATGATCGGCGTGACGAGGTGCGGGATGCCCTCGTAGGCGGTCAGCTCGACCCGCTTGGGGTCGACCAGCACCATCCGCACCTCGTCCGGAGTGGCCCGGGCGAGGATCGAGGTGATCAGGCAGTTGATGCAGGACGACTTGCCCGCGCCGGTCGCACCGGCCACCAGGATGTGCGGCATCTTGGCGAGGTTGGCCATCACGGTGTGGCCCTCGACGTCCTTGCCCATGCCGACGACCATCGGGTGGGTGTCCTCGGCGGCGGTGCGCGAGCGCAGCAGGTCGCCGAGGTTGACCATCTCCCGGTCCCGGTTGGGGATCTCGATGCCGACCGCGGACTTGCCCGGGATCGGGCTGATGATCCGCACGTCCGGGCTGGCCACCGCGTAGGCGATGTTCTTGGCCAGCGCGGTGATCCGCTCGACCTTGACGGCCGGGCCGAGCTCGACCTCGTAGCGGGTGACCGTCGGGCCGCGGGTGAAGCCGGTCACCCTGGCGTCCACCTTGAACTCGCCGAAGGTCCCGGCGAGCTGGGCCACCACCTCGTCGTTGAGGGCGCTGCGGGCCTTGGCCGGACCGCCGCGCTCCAGCAGGTCGAGCGGGGGCAGCGCGTAGC comes from Streptomyces sp. TLI_053 and encodes:
- a CDS encoding RodZ domain-containing protein — encoded protein: MTIGKSPDRENAPSSALPSGTAEQAADAPSIGRVLSAARIDAGLTVDQVSSATRVRVPIVHAIEEDDFGRCGGDFYARGHIRAIAQLVRVDGEALVARYDAAHGGSPASKRPTELIESGPIKVPGRGRPNWTAAMVAAIVAVVGVIGFNLVSGKSGVGTTGSASAPLPSGSGTGSVAPVAPAPTPTVQPPAPAPSAAAIAAVPADKVTVKLVAEKDTSWVSAVDGTGKSLFQNNIAEGQDQTFTDPKQIKLVIGNAGAVHVYVNGKDLGPAGKNGQVVHVTYTPGDPQAG
- a CDS encoding DNA translocase FtsK yields the protein MATRTPGSAARNPSPGPSKKAAAKAPAKPPAKKAAAKKAAPAKKAAAKQAPPPPPPRPILFRAVRAVWLGAAHGVGAVFRGFGDGAKNLDPAHRKDGIGLLLFALALVTAAGTWFSPQGWLGEAATNVVSGLFGRLDVLVPFLLAAVAVRLLRHPELPEANGRIMIGLSTLLVGVLGLVHIGCGAPVMGSGATRIRTAGGIIGWAASTPMMAAAGPALAVPLLLLLAFFGLLVTTATPVNRIPERIRAAGVRLGVVEAAAQDTGTEGRTPERELSHEPPEDADPSALPFTVDTDGDDPTDEVAARRRRRRRRPDPAEAPADEPDMFSKEALDPYATRDIAAGAAADLDGALVYGVPASSAVADMMHQVQDRTAPPEEPAVPAARTGGAGPGAPEEHGPAPVRMEQLRLDEGEGPGYALPPLDLLERGGPAKARSALNDEVVAQLAGTFGEFKVDARVTGFTRGPTVTRYEVELGPAVKVERITALAKNIAYAVASPDVRIISPIPGKSAVGIEIPNRDREMVNLGDLLRSRTAAEDTHPMVVGMGKDVEGHTVMANLAKMPHILVAGATGAGKSSCINCLITSILARATPDEVRMVLVDPKRVELTAYEGIPHLVTPIITNPKKAAEALQWVVREMDLRYDDLAAFGFRHVDDFNAAVRAGTVTPPLGSERELTPYPYLLVIVDELADLMMVAPRDVEDSVVRITQLARAAGIHLVLATQRPSVDVVTGLIKANVPSRLAFATSAMADSRVILDQPGAEKLIGKGDALFLPMGASKPIRMQGAFVTEAEIAAVVKHCKEQSAVAYRADVTVGGGPKKEIDEEIGDDLELLIQAAELVVSTQFGSTSMLQRKLRVGFAKAGRLMDLMESRGIVGPSEGSKARDVLVQPDELDGVIVAIRG